The DNA window AGCAGCTCGCCGACGACGTCGCTCGCCAGCAGCTCGAGGCGTTCATCATCGAGGGCTGATTCTTCTCGATATCGAAACCCACCATTCCGCTTGCGGGATGGTGGGTTTCGTAGTTGGTGGGTCTACCTCTGCGACAGGCGGCGGTTGATGGCCGCGGCGTCGAAGAAAGTGGGATCGATCCGCTCGCCGGGCTCGAGCCCCGCCCACTCCATCAGTTCGTTGTGCCGCTCGTGTGTCGGATCATTCACGGCGGCAAGGAACTCCGCCCAGCCCCAGACTCTGCCGACATCTTCGAGCGGCGCGGTACCGGATCCTGCTCGAAGCCCGTGTCGGCCAGCCACTGCTCGAAGTCATCGAGAAGGTCATCGAGTGCGGGACCGCTGCGTCGGATCGGGACGACGTTGCCTTGCCGCTTCGCGCGCTTGCGGGTCTTCTCGGCGCGGCGGGCACCACGGGGGGCGGTTCTTCTTGCTCATCGGGGTCAAGGGTAACGCCGGGGTGAGTCGTGGTGGTCGTCAGAGACCGCTAGAGGTTCGCTTCGGCGGGTGTCCCCCTTATAGGTGTACTTCGACGTGCGTGCCACCAGGACGCAGGTGAGTGTCGGAGCGGTGTCGGCGTGCAGGAGGTCGTCGTCGACGTGCGGGGAGCATTGCCTGCATCATGTCGGCTGGACAGGTGCTCCATCAGCTGCCCACGGCGGCGAGTTGACTAGCCCACGTGCCCGGCTAATTCAACGACAGTCGCGAATCGGCGGCCGCGCCGTCGAAGAAGATAGGATCGAACCGCTCGCCGGGCTTTAAGCCCGCCCACGCTGCCAGTTCATAGTGCGTTCGCGGCTCGGATCACTTGCCGCGGCAATGAGCTTATCCACCCAACGGGTCCGCCGACGTCTTCGAGCAGGCAGGAACTGCCGCCCTGCATGGGTGCGGACGTTCGACTCAGAGAGCATCTGCTCCAGGCATAGTTGTCGGGAGACCGCGACGCTGACAACTTAGCTTTCGAATCTCCTGATGCAATGCATCGCGCAACTCAACCAGTCGCGTCGCATAAGCGTCGGGGTCTGTCTCAGCATTCTCCAAATAGTTATTGCACGCTCGGACCATGCGAGCGAGGGGCCTTGTAACAACTCAACCAGTCGCGTCGCATAAGCGTCGGGGTCTGTCTCAGCATTCTCCAAATAGTTATTGCACGCTCGGACCATGCGAGCGAGGGGCCTTGTAACGAAGGCAGTTGCCGCACCTGCGTGCGAGCGTGACGAATCTCGTCTCTCGCCGACAGCACGCTGGCGTTGGCCCGCGCGTAGTCGCCTGTGCCCACAGCACCGGGCGTAGTACCTGGTGACCCAGAAAAGGCTCGACGATGAGAGAGGTCAATGATAAGCGCTCGCAGCGCCAGCTTTTCGGTTCGCCGCACGCTCAACACGTAGGTGCCGAACGCAATGGCCACAGTCAGTGCCGCTCCGATTACTGCTACCAGCACATCCGGCCAGAACGTCGCCCACATTGTGAGTAGTCTGCCAGACCGACAGGATCGAGACTAGCTAGTACGACCTGTAGTTCTGGCGGACGTTACTGGCCCAGTGTTTCACCACAATCCCGATCTGGCTGGCGGTCTCAACATCAGGCATTCCGACGGGTAGTCTCTGGATAAATACGTCAGTGACGCCCGCGTCGAACACACCTCCTTGTATGCCGTCCTGACGGAAAACGAGCAGCGGAAGCCTCAGACCGAACAAAACTCCAGCCTCCAAGTTGTTCCAGGGGTCGGAAACGATATATTTCGCAAAGTGGCCGATGCCGAAGTACCTGGTTTCGACTGAACCTTCGAAGCAGACATCTGTTCGTAGCCAAGTATCACTCCACCAGAGCAGTGTCGGGCAATTGAATAGACCTCTTTCAGTGGCGAGTCAACACCATAATCGGTACGCCCAAGCGCGCGATGCTCGAAGTGCTCATTGGCCAATAGGTCGATAATAAAGTCGTAGGACATTTGTTGCTCTGCAGAGAGCGCCGTCGGTGCCGACACAAACACCGGGATTCGCGCACTCACGTAACATCTCCTATACCTGCAGACATCTTCGAACCTCTGCACACTAGCTCCCGGCCTGTACCCGCATTGCGATCATATAGCGCGCCACTCAGCCCAGACGGCGATGACACCAATGGTGCGCGGCCGAGCGCATCGGAGTAGGCAACGTGTCCGTGGGAACTGGCGTGCGAGTCCGATTGACAGGTACTTGGGCCTCGCGTTCGGGGCATCCCCCACCAGCACGCCGATCTGAACAGAGTCGCTCGTCCGCCGGTTGAGTGGCCAGACCCTCACACAGACGCAGGACAGCGTTCGCCGCATTGTGGATCGGTCGGCCTGGCGCGGCAGTAGACGCTGCAGAGATGCGAAGCCAATCACACCCACGCCCCCCGCTCACGAGGCTTGGCCGTAGCAGCGTCGGTCATTCGTCCAGACGGCCCACTCCCCGCAATGCCCGATTTCACATACAGTGTTGGCGAAACCGGCAAAACGTTCGGCGCCGGTTCCGCGATCACCGATGAACGCAACGAAAGGCGCTTCAACATGGGCGTAAGCCTCAGCAAGGGCGGAAATGTCTCGCTGACCAAGGAGGCACCCGGCCTGACCGCGGTCTCCGTGGGTCTGGGATGGGACATCCGCACCACCACCGGCACCGACTTCGACCTGGATGCCAGCGCCATCGCGCTCGGCGCGAACAAGAAGGTGCTGTCGGACGCCCACTTCATCTTCTTCAACAACCTGCGGTCGCCGGACGGCTCCATCGAGCACACCGGTGACAACCTGACCGGCGAGGGTGAGGGCGACGACGAGGTCATCAAGGTCGACCTCAACGGGGTCCCGCCGGAGGTCGACTCCATCGTCTTTCCCGTCTCCATCTACGACGCCGACGCCCGCAGCCAGTCCTTCGGTCAGGTGCGCAACGCGTTCATCCGCGTCGTCAATCAGGCCGGTGGCGCCGAGATCGCCCGCTACGACCTGTCCGAGGACGCCTCCACCGAGACCGCGATGGTCTTCGGTGAGCTGTACCGGAACGGCGCCGAGTGGAAGTTCCGCGCCGTCGGCCAGGGTTATGCGTCGGGCCTCGCGGGGATCGCCCGCGACTTCGGCGTGAACGTCTGAGAAAGTTCACCCCCACGACAGCATCCATGCCGCACCCGGCCCGTCCGGGTGCGGCATGCTTGTGCGATCGACACTGGTGCCCCTGCGCACCGCTCCTTAGTGAAAGGCCAGCTCCACCTTGGTAGTACGCATATTCGGCATCTCGTTCGTCGTGACGATCGGTGCCATGATCATCGCGTTCCTGTACGGGGGCTGGCAGGCGCTTATCCTGACCGTCATCCTCGGCATCCTCGAGGTCTCGCTTTCCTTCGACAACGCGGTCATCAACGCGACCGTCCTGCGTCGGATGAGCGAGTTCTGGCAGAAGATCTTCCTCACCATCGGCATCCTCATCGCCGTCTTCGGTATGCGTTTGGTGTTCCCGCTGGCGATCGTGTGGATGGCGTCGGGCCTCGGTCCGGTGCAGGCACTCGACCTGGCTCTCAACCCGCCGCCAGATGACGCCGCCTACTTCCCCAACGGTGACCCCAGCTACGAGACGATCATCACCGACGCGCACCCGCAGATCGCGGCCTTCGGTGGCATGTTCCTGCTCATGCTGTTCCTCGGCTTCGTGCTCGAGGAGAAGGAGATCACCTGGCTGAGCTGGATCGAGCGTCCGCTGGAACGCATCGGCAAGCTGGAGATGCTCGAGGTGGTCATCGCGACCGGCCTGCTGATCATCACCGCCGAGTACATCGCCGCACCTGAGGAACGGTCGACGGTGATGATCGCCGGCGCGCTCGGCATGATCACCTACATCGCGGTCAACGGGCTCGGCGAGTTGTTCAAAGTCGACAACGTCGTCGACGACGAGGACGCGGACCCCGCACCAGAGAACGCGAAGCGTTCCGGTGGTCCCAGCGACCTCGCCAAGGCCACCGGCAAGGCCGGTTTCTTCCTGTTCCTCTACCTCGAGGTGCTCGACGCGTCGTTCTCCTTCGACGGCGTCATCGGCGCCTTCGCCATCACCGCCGACCCGATCATCATCGCGCTCGGCCTCGGCCTCATCGGCGCCATGTTCGTCCGGTCGCTGACCGTGTACCTGGTGCGCAAGGGCACGCTCTCGGAGTACGTGTACCTCGAGCACGGCGCCCACTGGGCGATCGGCGCGCTCGCGTTCATCCTGCTCTACTCGATCGGCACGCACGTCAACGAGGTCATCACCGGTCTTGTGGGTGTGGTGCTCATCGGCGCGGCCTTCGCGTCGAGCATCGTGCGTCGACGACGTCTCGGTGACGCCGACGACGAGGCTTCGACGGAGGTCGAGGCCAAAGCCTGAGTTTCACCGCAGAAACGACGATGGGTTGCGCTCTTCACGGAGTGCAACCCATCGTCGTTTGGGGACTACTTGCGGCCGGCCTTCCAGTTCAGGCCCCAGTTGTAAGCCTGGTCCACCGCGGATTGCGAGCCGCGGATATAGCGGACCTCGCGGTTGATGACGAGGTCACCGCCACGGTTCTCCAGCAACGCGATGGCGCACGAGATGGCGCCCTGATCCGACTCGTCGAGGCGCACCTCGATCTGCGGACCGCTGGCCGGGAACAGGGTGACGACGCCGTTGGCGGCCGCCCAGTTGGGTGCGCCCTCGTAGATGTAGGCGAAGATCAACACCCGACGGATGCGATGGGTCTGGGACAGGTCGATGTACATGTTCTCGCCACCGGTGACCGACCCGGAGCGGTCGTCGCCGTCGAGGTAGATGATCGGCTGTCCGCTGTAGGGCGCCTGGAACGAATTGCCGAGTGCCTGAACGATTCCCTTGTCGCCGTCGGAGAACTCCCAGAGGCAGGCGAGGTCGAGGTCGACGCCGGTGGACCGTTTGAACAGGCCGCCCTTGGACCCGGCGGTCCAGTTGAGATTGACGCGCATCTGTCCGGTGGCCGAGCCCTGCTTGGTCAGCGACACGCTCGGCGCCGACTTGGTCAGCGTGACCTTGGACAGCGAGATCGGGGCCTGGGCCGGCGGCTGCTGCTGATACGGCTGCGCCGGGGGCTGTTGCTGATACGGCTGGACGGGCGGCTGGGGTGGTGCGGGCGGTGCCGGCTGCGCCTTCGGACGTTTGGTGTAGTCGATTCCCATGGTGTGGTCCTTCGCTGCTCGTGTCGGATTTGTACCGTTATCGTCTGGCCGCAGCCTATACGGATGCGGGCCGGGTCTGTCGCGGGTCGCTGCTCGGAAGAATCACTCCCTATCCGGACGCATCGAGGACGATCCGCGCCTGCGGTCCGAAAGTCGTTGCGGTGTGCAGAACTCCGCGCTCGTCGCGCCGGCATCCCGCCACCCCGACGTGCCGTATCCCGGCGGGCAGGACGAAACCGCCGTCGATCTCGTAGCGGGTGTTGGTCACCTTGGTCGCCCGTGCCTGCGGATCGGCCGGATCCGACGGTGCTCGTTCCGCGCCGACCACCACCATCGCCTCGGTGACGCCGACCGGCCAGTCGAACCGCAACCGACCGTCGGCGACGCCGCGGACGACGATGTCGGGGATGACGATCTCGGGCGCGGTACCTGGCACCGGTGACCTCGCATGCGCCGCGTCGGATCTCGCCATCTCCGACGACATCCCCGCGAGTACGGTGACGACGCCGTAGCCGACCGATCCGTCCCGCGGCGCCCCACCGTCGTCGAGTTCCGTTGCGGCAGTGCGTCCGACGGTTTGTGTTGCCCCGTCCGGCAGCAACCGCAGAACGCGGTAGACGACGCCCGGAGTCTCCGACGCCTGCCAGCTGATCCGCCGGGTTCCGTCGCTGAGGGTCTCGACGCGGACGTCACCGGCGGGCGATACGCTCAGCCGCGCGGCGAGTTCGGCGAGCTCGGGATGGTCGACACAGCCACGTGCGGCGTCGGCAATCGCCGATGGATCGGCGATACCTGCTTTGGCCTCGGCGACAACGGCTTCCGCCGCCGCGACCGCCCGCCGGGAGGTCTCCAGGACGTCACCCAGCCGGGGTCCGCCCGCATCTACCGTGTCGATGTCGGACGCATCCCGCCTCAGCGCCTCGAAGGCGGACAGTGCGGCGACGTGGCGGGCGTGGGCCGCGTCGTCGAGCGCGTGACGCCACCGCTGTGCCGCCGCCGTCACCACGGACTCGACTTCCTCTGCCAACGACCGGATCTGACGGGTGGCGTCGGGATCGTCGCCGGCCAGCTCAGCGGCCCGTCGGCACAGCGCCTGGGCCGTCACCGGACGTCCCCGACGCAGCTCGGCCCGTGCCGAACGCAACGGTTCCTCCCACTCCCGAAGTCGTGGCGCCGGAACCGGTGCCGCGTCGC is part of the Gordonia bronchialis DSM 43247 genome and encodes:
- a CDS encoding IS1096 element passenger TnpR family protein, coding for MAGRHGLRAGSGTAPLEDVGRVWGWAEFLAAVNDPTHERHNELMEWAGLEPGERIDPTFFDAAAINRRLSQR
- a CDS encoding TerD family protein gives rise to the protein MGVSLSKGGNVSLTKEAPGLTAVSVGLGWDIRTTTGTDFDLDASAIALGANKKVLSDAHFIFFNNLRSPDGSIEHTGDNLTGEGEGDDEVIKVDLNGVPPEVDSIVFPVSIYDADARSQSFGQVRNAFIRVVNQAGGAEIARYDLSEDASTETAMVFGELYRNGAEWKFRAVGQGYASGLAGIARDFGVNV
- a CDS encoding DUF475 domain-containing protein, with the protein product MVVRIFGISFVVTIGAMIIAFLYGGWQALILTVILGILEVSLSFDNAVINATVLRRMSEFWQKIFLTIGILIAVFGMRLVFPLAIVWMASGLGPVQALDLALNPPPDDAAYFPNGDPSYETIITDAHPQIAAFGGMFLLMLFLGFVLEEKEITWLSWIERPLERIGKLEMLEVVIATGLLIITAEYIAAPEERSTVMIAGALGMITYIAVNGLGELFKVDNVVDDEDADPAPENAKRSGGPSDLAKATGKAGFFLFLYLEVLDASFSFDGVIGAFAITADPIIIALGLGLIGAMFVRSLTVYLVRKGTLSEYVYLEHGAHWAIGALAFILLYSIGTHVNEVITGLVGVVLIGAAFASSIVRRRRLGDADDEASTEVEAKA
- a CDS encoding TerD family protein, which encodes MGIDYTKRPKAQPAPPAPPQPPVQPYQQQPPAQPYQQQPPAQAPISLSKVTLTKSAPSVSLTKQGSATGQMRVNLNWTAGSKGGLFKRSTGVDLDLACLWEFSDGDKGIVQALGNSFQAPYSGQPIIYLDGDDRSGSVTGGENMYIDLSQTHRIRRVLIFAYIYEGAPNWAAANGVVTLFPASGPQIEVRLDESDQGAISCAIALLENRGGDLVINREVRYIRGSQSAVDQAYNWGLNWKAGRK